AATACCAGCGACGACGCGCCGATGTGCACGCTGCCCGTCGCTCCGGTGAGCCAGACGCCTAGCCCGGCCAGCAGCCAGATGATCGCGGTCGCGGCCAGCCCGCGTCCGATGCCGCTCACCAACACCAGGAAGCCGAGAACCAGCACCGGGAGCGTGTTACCGACCAGATGCCCCCAGTTGTCGTGCAGCAACGGCGCGAACAGGATGCCGGACAGTCCCTCGGCCCGGCGGGGCTCGATACCCGCGCTCTCCAGGTTTCCGTGGACGGCGGCGTCGACCCCTTCGACCCCGTAGAGCACACCCACGAATCCGGCGATCAGCACACCGGCCCGCAGCCACAGCTGCTTGATCGCGGGGACGCCCCTGGGCGCGGACGGTGTGGACGGCCGCGGCGCACCGACGGGCTCGCCCAGCTGCGCACGGATCGCCGCGATCCGATCCGGGTCGAACGACGGCCCGAGTCCCGCGCCTGCCATGGCCACCTCCTCGCCGCGGCGGGGTCGTCGCCCCGCCTCACCGAGGGTACCGGCGCGGCCGGTGATCAGGCCCAGAGCTGGCCGTCGAGCCGCTCCTCCGCCTCTTCGAGGGTGCCGTCGTAGGCGCCGGTCGACAGGTACTTCCACCCGCCGTCGGCGACCACGAACGCGATGTCGGCGCGCGTGCCCGCCTTCGCCGCCTTACGGGCGACGCCCAGCGCGGCGTGCAGGATGGCGCCGGTGGAGATCCCGGCGAAGATGCCTTCCTCGAGCACCAGTTCGCGGGTGCGCTTCACCGCGTCGTAGGGGCCGACCGAGAAACGCGTGGTCAGCACGCTCTCGTCGTACAGCTCGGGGATGAATCCCTCATCGATGTTGCGCAGGCCGTAGACCAGTTCGCCGTACCGCGGCTCGGCGGCCACGATCTCGATGCCGGGCACCTTCTCGCGCAGGAAACGGCCGGTCCCCATCAGCGTGCCCGTGGTGCCGAGACCCGCGACGAAATGCGTGATCTCGGGCAGATCGGCCAGGATCTCCGGGCCGGTGGTCTCGTAGTGCGCCGACGCGTTCGCCGGGTTGCCGTACTGGTAGAGCATCACCCAGTCCGGATTCTCCGCCGCGATCTGCTTGGCCAGCGCGACGGCCTGGTTGGAGCCGCCCGCCGCCGGGGAATCGATGATCCGCGCCCCGAACATGGTGAGCAGCTGCCGCCGCTCCACCGAGGTGTTCTCGGGCATCACGCAGATCAGCTGATAGCCCTTCAGCTTCGCGGCCATGGCCAGCGAGATGCCGGTGTTGCCGCTGGTCGGCTCCAGAATCGTGCAGCCGGGCCGCAGCAGCCCGTCGGCCTCGGCCTGCTCGATCATCCGCAGGGCGGGCCGATCCTTGATCGAGCCGGTGGGGTTGCGATCCTCCAGCTTCGCCCACAGCCGCACGTGGTCGTCCCCGTCCCACTGCGGGGACAGCGTGCGCAGGCCGACCAGCGGAGTGTTGCCGAGGGTCGCGATCAGCGATTCGTAACGCGCCACGGGAACGGTCAGCCTCCGGCCACGGCGGGGAGGATCGTGACGCTGGCGTCCTGGGGCACCTCGGCGGCGAGCCCGCCGGCGAAGCGCACGTCCTCGTCGTCGACGTAGATGTTGACGTAGCGGTTCAGCTTGCCGTCCTTCAGCAGGCGCTCGGCGAGCCCGGGGTGGTTGGCCTCGAGGTCGTCGATCAGCGCCGACAGCGTGGCGCCTTCGGCCTGCACGCGCTTCTCACCTCCGGTGAGGCCGCGCATGATGGTCGGGATGGAGACGGTTACCGGCATGGGTACTCCTCGGTTTCGCGAACAGGCATCGGTCTAGTTCTCGTACGCGTCGACGATCCGCACCGGCTCCTCGGTGACCTCGCCGTCGACGATCCGGTAGCTGCGCAGCTCGTGCTGCTCGGGATCGCGGGTGGAGATCAGCACATAGTGCGCGAAGGGCTCGGAGGCGTACGACACGTCGGTGCGGCTGGGATAGGCCTCGGTGGCGGTGTGCGAGTGGTAGATGACGACGGGCGTCTCGTCGGCGTCGTCCATCTCGCGCCACACCTTCAACTGCTCGCCGGAGTCGAAGCGGTAGAACGTGGGCGACCGCTCGGCATTGACCATGGCGATGAAGCGCTCCGGACGATCCGAGCCCTCCGGCCCCGCGATCACACCGCAGGCCTCGTCCGGGTGATCGGCGCGCGCGTGCGCCACCATCGCCTCCACAAGGTCGGCCCTGATCACCAGCACGAGTCGCACACCTTTCCACAACGCCGACCCATCGCAGTCGACAACGAGCCAGGATATTCGGCTATTCCCTCCCCGAGGTCGCCCGGCCCCCGGTTCCGCGCCCAGGCGCACAACCGACACTTACGGCACACGACAACGGCGCACTTCGACGCCGGTCACCGCCCCGCCCAACTCCCGGTCTCCAGCACAGCACCACCGAGCATGCGCCGTTCGCGGCCCGGCTCGCCTCCGAGCGACCGCCGGGTACACGAGGAAGAAGAGCAGCGACCAATCGGCACCACAACCTGGACTCTGCCCGCGCGCCCGAGTCCGGAGTTCCGATGCCATCGCGCCCGGCGCACCGC
Above is a genomic segment from Nocardia sputorum containing:
- a CDS encoding Mov34/MPN/PAD-1 family protein, which produces MLVIRADLVEAMVAHARADHPDEACGVIAGPEGSDRPERFIAMVNAERSPTFYRFDSGEQLKVWREMDDADETPVVIYHSHTATEAYPSRTDVSYASEPFAHYVLISTRDPEQHELRSYRIVDGEVTEEPVRIVDAYEN
- a CDS encoding cysteine synthase, with translation MARYESLIATLGNTPLVGLRTLSPQWDGDDHVRLWAKLEDRNPTGSIKDRPALRMIEQAEADGLLRPGCTILEPTSGNTGISLAMAAKLKGYQLICVMPENTSVERRQLLTMFGARIIDSPAAGGSNQAVALAKQIAAENPDWVMLYQYGNPANASAHYETTGPEILADLPEITHFVAGLGTTGTLMGTGRFLREKVPGIEIVAAEPRYGELVYGLRNIDEGFIPELYDESVLTTRFSVGPYDAVKRTRELVLEEGIFAGISTGAILHAALGVARKAAKAGTRADIAFVVADGGWKYLSTGAYDGTLEEAEERLDGQLWA
- a CDS encoding MoaD/ThiS family protein, with the protein product MPVTVSIPTIMRGLTGGEKRVQAEGATLSALIDDLEANHPGLAERLLKDGKLNRYVNIYVDDEDVRFAGGLAAEVPQDASVTILPAVAGG
- a CDS encoding rhomboid family intramembrane serine protease; its protein translation is MAGAGLGPSFDPDRIAAIRAQLGEPVGAPRPSTPSAPRGVPAIKQLWLRAGVLIAGFVGVLYGVEGVDAAVHGNLESAGIEPRRAEGLSGILFAPLLHDNWGHLVGNTLPVLVLGFLVLVSGIGRGLAATAIIWLLAGLGVWLTGATGSVHIGASSLVFGWLTFLICRGWFARNVGQIVLGLVVLALYGSLLWGVLPGQPGISWQGHLFGALSGLLAGWVLSGDARRSRRGDRAGAGASPR